A region from the Streptosporangium sp. NBC_01756 genome encodes:
- a CDS encoding DUF4129 domain-containing protein, producing MVPVLTHPALLTAPIDIDREQAGREAAAELLRSEYAKESLVDRVMRAANQFLGDLLDQESVGVVGSVAARIVLVVIVVAAVTAVILIARRTVRGGTTRKEGIFGERRRTAAEHREAAERLAAESRWAEAVRERLRAVARDLEDRVIVDSTPGRTADELAAEAGRALPGFAAELAAAARVFDDVTYGETPGTAEAYGVLRDLDERLRTARPTLGATTGAVSP from the coding sequence GTGGTCCCCGTTCTGACCCACCCGGCGCTCCTGACGGCGCCGATCGACATCGACCGCGAGCAGGCCGGGCGTGAGGCGGCCGCGGAGCTCCTCAGGTCCGAGTACGCCAAGGAGTCCCTCGTCGACCGTGTCATGCGGGCCGCGAACCAGTTCCTCGGCGACCTGCTGGACCAGGAGTCCGTGGGCGTCGTCGGCAGCGTGGCCGCGCGGATCGTCCTGGTGGTGATCGTCGTCGCCGCCGTCACCGCGGTGATCCTGATCGCGCGCCGGACCGTCAGGGGCGGCACCACGCGCAAGGAGGGGATCTTCGGAGAGCGCCGCCGCACCGCCGCCGAGCATCGCGAGGCCGCAGAACGGCTGGCCGCCGAGAGCCGGTGGGCCGAGGCCGTGCGCGAGCGGCTCCGGGCCGTCGCACGAGACCTGGAGGACCGGGTCATCGTCGACTCCACGCCCGGCCGTACCGCGGACGAGCTCGCCGCCGAGGCCGGACGCGCGCTGCCCGGATTCGCCGCCGAACTGGCCGCCGCGGCGCGGGTGTTCGACGACGTGACCTACGGCGAGACACCGGGCACCGCCGAGGCCTACGGGGTCCTGCGCGATCTCGACGAGCGCCTGCGCACGGCCCGCCCGACGCTCGGCGCCACGACGGGGGCGGTCTCCCCATGA
- a CDS encoding ABC transporter permease produces the protein MLVSTNVLRRKPPAAVWLGENGALVALVVLAVALSLLSGDFLAVTNLLNVGVQAAVTAILAFGATFVIITGGIDLSVGSVAALSAIVLAWTATDTGLPWPLAVVISLAVGLACGLVNAALIAYGKLPPFIATLAMLGVARGLALVISQGSPIAMPETVSHLGDTLGDYLPVPVIVMLLMGVITAVILNRTYTGRAMYAIGGNEEAARLSGINVNRQKLITYALAGLFAAVAGIVLASRLASAQPQAAAGYELDAIAAVVIGGASLSGGKGRAFGTFVGALILAVLRNGLNLLSVSAFWQQVVIGVVIALAVLLDTLRRRTAN, from the coding sequence ATGCTCGTGTCCACTAACGTGCTGCGCCGGAAGCCGCCGGCGGCCGTGTGGCTGGGTGAGAACGGCGCGCTGGTCGCACTGGTCGTGCTCGCGGTCGCGCTGTCGCTGCTGTCGGGTGACTTCCTGGCGGTGACCAACCTGCTCAACGTGGGCGTGCAGGCGGCGGTCACCGCGATCCTGGCCTTCGGGGCCACCTTCGTCATCATCACCGGCGGCATCGACCTGTCGGTCGGCTCCGTCGCGGCCCTGTCGGCGATCGTGCTGGCCTGGACGGCCACGGACACGGGGCTGCCGTGGCCGCTGGCCGTGGTGATCTCTCTCGCCGTCGGCCTCGCGTGCGGGCTGGTCAACGCCGCACTGATCGCGTACGGCAAGCTGCCGCCGTTCATCGCCACGCTGGCCATGCTGGGCGTGGCCCGCGGCCTGGCCCTGGTGATCTCACAGGGCAGCCCGATCGCGATGCCGGAGACCGTCTCCCACCTCGGTGACACCCTCGGCGACTACCTTCCGGTCCCCGTCATCGTCATGCTGCTGATGGGCGTGATCACGGCCGTGATCCTGAACCGGACCTACACCGGGCGCGCGATGTACGCCATCGGCGGCAACGAGGAGGCCGCCCGGCTGTCCGGCATCAACGTCAACCGGCAGAAGCTCATCACCTACGCCCTGGCCGGGCTCTTCGCCGCGGTCGCGGGCATCGTCCTGGCCAGCCGGCTCGCCTCGGCCCAGCCCCAGGCGGCCGCCGGCTACGAGCTGGACGCCATCGCCGCCGTCGTCATCGGCGGTGCGAGCCTGTCCGGCGGCAAGGGCCGGGCCTTCGGCACGTTCGTCGGCGCGCTCATCCTCGCCGTGCTGCGCAACGGCCTCAACCTGCTCTCCGTCTCCGCTTTCTGGCAACAGGTCGTGATCGGAGTGGTGATCGCGCTCGCGGTCCTGCTCGACACCCTGCGACGCCGTACGGCCAACTGA
- a CDS encoding AAA family ATPase, producing the protein MPQHGGDQVETPSAAGTTPDANAAREALGSLRAEVSKAVVGQDAVVTGLVIALLCRGHVLLEGVPGVAKTLLVRTLAAALSLDFKRVQFTPDLMPGDVTGSLIYDARTSEFEFRQGPVFTNLLLADEINRTPPKTQAALLEAMEERQVSVDGLPRKLPEPFIVAATQNPVEYEGTYQLPEAQLDRFLLKLTVPLPPRDQEIAVLERHVLGFDPRDLSHIKAVATIADLDAGRAAVSQVHAGPEVLGYIVDIARATRQSPSLQLGVSPRGATALLAGARAWAWLSGRSYVTPDDVKALARPATRHRIQLRPEAELEGATADGLIDAILASVPVPR; encoded by the coding sequence ATGCCACAGCACGGCGGCGACCAGGTGGAGACACCCTCCGCCGCCGGAACGACCCCGGATGCGAACGCCGCCAGGGAGGCGCTGGGGAGCCTGCGCGCCGAGGTCTCCAAGGCCGTCGTCGGTCAGGACGCCGTGGTCACCGGACTGGTGATCGCGTTGCTCTGCCGGGGGCACGTGCTCCTGGAAGGCGTGCCGGGTGTCGCCAAGACCCTGCTGGTCAGGACGTTGGCGGCGGCCCTGTCGCTGGACTTCAAGCGGGTGCAGTTCACCCCCGACCTGATGCCCGGCGACGTCACCGGTTCCCTGATCTACGACGCGAGGACGTCGGAGTTCGAGTTCCGCCAGGGCCCGGTCTTCACCAACCTGCTGCTGGCCGACGAGATCAACCGTACGCCCCCCAAGACGCAGGCCGCGCTGCTGGAGGCGATGGAGGAACGGCAGGTCAGTGTGGACGGCCTGCCGCGCAAGCTGCCCGAGCCGTTCATCGTGGCCGCCACCCAGAACCCGGTCGAATACGAGGGCACCTACCAGCTCCCCGAGGCGCAGCTCGACCGGTTCCTGCTCAAGCTGACCGTGCCGCTGCCGCCCCGCGACCAGGAGATCGCGGTGCTGGAACGGCATGTGCTGGGCTTCGACCCGCGCGACCTGTCGCACATCAAGGCCGTGGCCACCATCGCCGACCTGGACGCCGGGCGCGCGGCGGTCAGCCAGGTGCACGCCGGACCCGAGGTGCTCGGCTACATCGTGGACATCGCCAGGGCCACCCGCCAGTCGCCGTCGCTCCAACTCGGCGTCTCACCGCGTGGCGCCACCGCCTTGCTGGCCGGGGCACGGGCGTGGGCCTGGCTGTCCGGCCGCTCCTACGTGACCCCGGACGACGTCAAGGCGCTGGCCAGGCCCGCGACGCGGCACCGTATCCAGCTCCGGCCCGAGGCCGAGCTGGAGGGCGCGACCGCCGACGGCCTGATCGACGCCATCCTCGCCTCCGTCCCCGTCCCCCGCTGA
- the mtrA gene encoding MtrAB system response regulator MtrA, whose product MKGRVLVVDDDAALAEMLGIVLRGEGFEPSFVSDGDKALDAFRDTRPDLVLLDLMLPGADGIDVCRRIRAESGVPIVMLTAKSDTIDVVLGLESGADDYIVKPFKPKELVARVRARLRRTDEPTPEILQIGDITIDVAGHSVKRDEETINLTPLEFDLLVALARKPRQVFTREVLLEQVWGYRHAADTRLVNVHVQRLRAKIEKDPEHPEIVVTVRGVGYKAGPA is encoded by the coding sequence ATGAAAGGACGCGTGCTGGTCGTCGACGACGACGCCGCTCTCGCCGAGATGCTCGGCATCGTGCTACGCGGAGAGGGTTTCGAACCTTCCTTCGTCTCCGACGGGGACAAGGCGCTCGACGCGTTCCGCGACACCCGGCCCGATCTGGTCCTGCTCGACCTGATGCTGCCCGGTGCCGACGGCATCGACGTGTGCCGCCGCATCCGTGCCGAGTCCGGTGTGCCGATCGTCATGCTGACGGCCAAGAGCGACACCATCGACGTCGTCCTCGGCCTGGAGTCGGGAGCCGACGACTACATCGTCAAGCCGTTCAAGCCCAAGGAGCTGGTGGCCCGGGTGCGGGCGCGGCTGCGCCGCACCGACGAGCCGACGCCGGAGATCCTGCAGATCGGCGACATCACCATCGACGTCGCCGGGCACTCGGTCAAGCGGGACGAGGAGACCATCAACCTCACCCCGCTGGAGTTCGACCTCCTGGTCGCGCTGGCCCGCAAGCCGCGTCAGGTCTTCACCCGCGAGGTCCTGCTCGAACAGGTCTGGGGATACCGGCACGCGGCCGACACCCGCCTGGTCAACGTGCACGTCCAGCGGCTCCGAGCCAAGATTGAAAAGGACCCCGAGCACCCTGAGATCGTCGTGACGGTCCGCGGGGTCGGCTACAAGGCCGGCCCGGCCTGA
- the rbsD gene encoding D-ribose pyranase — protein sequence MKRAGILNAALSGALARLGHTDELLICDSGMPLPPGVEVVDLAFLPGVPAFADVLDGILAELVVEGAIAAREVRTANAGCATLLGARLPGLTYVPHEELKRLSRAGRLVVRTGEAKPYANVLLRCGVAF from the coding sequence GTGAAACGTGCCGGGATTCTCAACGCCGCCCTGTCCGGGGCGCTGGCCCGCCTCGGACACACCGACGAGCTGCTCATCTGCGACAGCGGGATGCCGCTGCCCCCAGGGGTCGAGGTCGTCGACCTCGCCTTCCTGCCGGGCGTCCCGGCGTTCGCCGACGTGCTGGACGGGATCCTCGCCGAGCTCGTCGTGGAGGGGGCCATCGCGGCGCGGGAGGTCCGGACGGCCAACGCCGGATGCGCCACCCTGCTCGGTGCCCGGCTGCCCGGCCTGACCTACGTCCCGCACGAGGAGCTCAAGCGCCTGTCCCGCGCCGGCCGGCTGGTCGTGCGGACCGGGGAGGCGAAGCCGTACGCCAATGTGCTGCTGCGGTGCGGGGTCGCCTTCTGA
- a CDS encoding sugar ABC transporter ATP-binding protein, whose translation MRGRSVIRGRKERLVNEEILRVEGLRKVFPGVVALDGVDFNLRAGEVHVLLGENGAGKSTLIKMLSGAYHPDGGRILVDGAPAEIRTASDATALGIATIYQEFNLVPQLTVGENLALGRPPRRFGFVDTRRMHEQARELLRRVGVDVDPRTPVARLGIARMQMIEIAKALGLNARVLIMDEPTAVLTTTEVERLFAIVRQLRDQGVAIVFITHHLEEIPQIGDRVTVLRDGRSVAEVPATTPEGELVRLMVGRPIDQQYPRAPAAPGGPLLQVRGLRREGEFADVSFEVRAGEVVGLAGLVGAGRTEVARAIFGADPYDAGEVLVEGRPLARGDVHAAMEAGLGLVPEDRKGQGLVLGADVAENLGLVTLRRASRGGFVDRSGQRKAAGEVARQLGVRMSGLAQEVRTLSGGNQQKIVIGKWLLAQARVLILDEPTRGVDVGAKVEIYQLINSLTASGHAVLMISSDLPEILGMSDRVLVMARGRLVGELAAGDATQDSVMALAVTEVEDARVH comes from the coding sequence ATGCGGGGAAGGTCAGTCATACGGGGAAGAAAGGAACGGCTCGTGAACGAGGAAATCCTCCGGGTCGAGGGGCTGCGCAAGGTGTTCCCCGGCGTGGTCGCGCTGGACGGGGTCGACTTCAACCTCCGGGCCGGCGAGGTGCACGTCCTGCTCGGCGAGAACGGCGCCGGCAAGAGCACGCTGATCAAGATGCTCTCCGGGGCCTACCACCCCGACGGAGGACGGATCCTGGTCGACGGCGCTCCGGCCGAGATCCGCACCGCGAGCGACGCCACGGCGCTCGGCATCGCCACCATCTACCAGGAGTTCAACCTGGTTCCCCAGCTCACCGTCGGTGAGAACCTCGCCCTCGGGCGTCCGCCCCGCCGGTTCGGCTTCGTCGACACCCGGCGGATGCACGAGCAGGCGCGGGAGCTGCTGCGGCGGGTCGGCGTCGACGTCGACCCGCGCACCCCGGTCGCGAGGCTGGGCATCGCCCGCATGCAGATGATCGAGATCGCCAAGGCGCTGGGCCTGAACGCCCGGGTGCTCATCATGGACGAGCCGACCGCCGTGCTCACCACGACGGAGGTCGAGCGGCTGTTCGCCATCGTCCGTCAGCTGCGCGACCAGGGGGTGGCGATCGTGTTCATCACGCACCACCTTGAGGAGATCCCGCAGATCGGCGACCGGGTCACCGTCCTGCGGGACGGCCGCTCGGTGGCGGAGGTGCCGGCCACCACCCCCGAGGGGGAACTGGTCAGGCTCATGGTCGGCCGGCCGATCGACCAGCAGTACCCCCGGGCCCCGGCGGCGCCGGGCGGCCCTCTCCTGCAGGTGCGGGGGCTCCGCAGGGAGGGCGAGTTCGCCGACGTCTCCTTCGAGGTCCGCGCCGGCGAGGTCGTCGGCCTGGCCGGACTGGTCGGCGCGGGCCGTACCGAGGTCGCGCGGGCGATCTTCGGCGCGGACCCCTACGACGCGGGCGAGGTCCTGGTGGAGGGCCGCCCGCTGGCCCGGGGCGACGTGCACGCCGCCATGGAGGCGGGCCTCGGCCTGGTCCCGGAGGACCGCAAGGGCCAGGGACTGGTGCTCGGCGCGGACGTGGCGGAGAACCTCGGCCTGGTCACGCTCCGGCGGGCCAGCCGTGGCGGCTTCGTCGACAGGTCGGGTCAGCGCAAGGCCGCCGGCGAGGTGGCCCGGCAGCTCGGGGTGCGGATGAGCGGTCTCGCCCAGGAGGTCCGCACGCTGTCCGGCGGCAACCAACAGAAGATCGTCATAGGGAAATGGCTGCTCGCCCAGGCGAGAGTGCTCATCCTCGACGAGCCCACCCGCGGTGTCGACGTGGGGGCCAAGGTCGAGATCTATCAATTGATCAATTCGCTCACCGCCTCCGGGCACGCGGTGCTCATGATCTCCAGCGATCTCCCCGAGATCCTGGGCATGAGCGACCGCGTCCTGGTGATGGCCCGCGGCAGGCTCGTCGGGGAACTCGCCGCCGGTGACGCTACTCAGGATTCGGTGATGGCCCTGGCCGTCACCGAGGTGGAGGATGCTCGTGTCCACTAA
- a CDS encoding DUF4350 domain-containing protein yields the protein MSLAAAAETGSTATSPTAASLWRGGRGILLIALIVVAGAVVGVLLGGAGASRPLDPADTSLAGGKGLAQLLRAHGVEVRRVTSVAEAEAADSGESTLLLGDTSFLGEEEARRLGALSADRIVVGAQQYEDLLTPGVGTTETARTRSREPRCALPAAARAGGAFMGGATFTAPSGAVGCYPADGTPTLVSYTDRDRTVTVVGDGQFMSNLRLAEDGNAALAMNLAGARPRLIWLVAPETAAQAAGEQSFYDLIPDGVRWAVLQLGVVVLLLALWQGRRLGPVVAERLPVVVRAAETVEGRARLYRARRARDRAAVALRAGFADRVTPRLGLPSAAGPEAKVDAIAERTGQAGFHVGAALYGPPPADEAGLVALAAYLDMLERQVKES from the coding sequence ATGAGCCTCGCCGCCGCTGCGGAGACGGGCTCGACCGCCACCTCGCCCACCGCCGCGAGCCTGTGGCGCGGTGGCCGGGGCATCCTCCTCATCGCGCTCATCGTGGTCGCCGGCGCGGTCGTCGGCGTACTGCTCGGCGGCGCCGGTGCGAGCCGGCCCCTCGACCCCGCCGACACCTCACTGGCCGGCGGCAAGGGCCTGGCCCAGCTCCTGCGAGCCCACGGGGTGGAGGTCAGGCGCGTCACCTCGGTCGCCGAGGCGGAGGCCGCCGACTCCGGCGAAAGCACCCTGCTGCTCGGTGACACCTCCTTCCTCGGCGAAGAAGAGGCCCGGCGGCTCGGCGCGCTGTCCGCCGACCGGATCGTGGTCGGCGCACAACAGTACGAGGACCTGCTCACCCCCGGTGTCGGCACCACCGAGACGGCGCGGACACGTTCCCGCGAGCCCCGGTGCGCGCTGCCGGCGGCGGCCAGGGCGGGCGGCGCCTTCATGGGCGGCGCGACCTTCACCGCCCCCTCGGGGGCGGTCGGCTGCTACCCTGCCGACGGCACGCCCACCCTGGTCAGCTACACCGACAGGGACCGGACGGTCACGGTCGTGGGCGACGGCCAGTTCATGTCCAACCTGCGGCTGGCCGAGGACGGCAACGCCGCGCTGGCGATGAACCTGGCCGGGGCCCGGCCCCGGCTGATCTGGCTGGTGGCCCCGGAGACCGCCGCGCAGGCCGCGGGAGAGCAGAGTTTCTACGACCTGATCCCCGACGGGGTCAGGTGGGCCGTGCTGCAACTGGGCGTCGTCGTCCTCCTGCTGGCACTCTGGCAGGGCCGCCGGCTCGGCCCGGTGGTGGCCGAGCGGCTGCCCGTCGTGGTCAGGGCGGCCGAGACCGTGGAGGGCAGGGCCCGGCTCTACCGGGCCAGACGTGCCCGCGACCGGGCCGCCGTCGCCCTGCGCGCCGGGTTCGCCGACCGGGTCACCCCCCGGCTCGGGCTGCCCTCGGCGGCCGGCCCGGAGGCGAAGGTCGACGCGATCGCCGAACGGACCGGTCAGGCGGGCTTCCACGTGGGCGCCGCCCTGTACGGCCCGCCACCGGCTGACGAGGCCGGGCTGGTGGCCCTGGCCGCATACCTGGACATGTTGGAGAGGCAGGTCAAAGAGTCGTGA
- a CDS encoding ribokinase yields MTARGDDGKRLSPEDARRQRPDGPEQPCEMIVVGSVNADLVVRVDRRPRPGETVIGSDLVTYPGGKGANQAVAAARLGARVALLGRVGSDGNGEFLRKALAGDGVDLSHLAETPGPTGVALITVGADGDNSIIVSPGVNALLSEDDVAAAADLLASARVVSLQLESPLATVVAAARTAARVVFNLSPPAVVPDDLLAVCDPLVVNEHEAALLLGEHGTPCQQATALLALGPRSVVLTLGADGAVVAGPDGVTTVPSPSVDAVDTTGAGDAFTGALAWRLAGGDDLATATAFAVRVGAASVRSPGAQSSYPYQEDLETL; encoded by the coding sequence ATGACCGCCCGCGGTGACGACGGCAAGCGCCTCTCTCCCGAGGACGCTCGACGGCAGCGCCCGGACGGTCCGGAGCAGCCCTGCGAAATGATCGTCGTGGGCTCGGTCAACGCCGACCTGGTGGTCCGCGTCGACCGGCGTCCCCGGCCCGGTGAGACGGTGATCGGCTCGGACCTGGTCACCTATCCCGGCGGAAAGGGCGCCAACCAGGCCGTCGCGGCGGCCCGGCTCGGTGCCCGGGTGGCCCTGCTCGGCCGGGTCGGCTCCGACGGCAACGGCGAGTTCCTGCGCAAGGCGCTGGCCGGCGACGGGGTGGACCTGAGCCACCTCGCCGAGACCCCGGGGCCGACCGGCGTCGCCCTGATCACCGTGGGGGCCGACGGGGACAACAGCATCATCGTGTCCCCGGGGGTCAACGCGCTGCTGAGCGAGGACGACGTCGCCGCGGCCGCCGACCTGCTGGCGTCGGCGCGGGTCGTCTCCCTCCAGTTGGAGAGCCCGCTCGCCACGGTCGTGGCCGCCGCCCGGACGGCGGCCCGGGTGGTCTTCAACCTGTCGCCTCCCGCGGTGGTCCCCGACGACCTGCTCGCCGTCTGCGATCCGCTCGTCGTCAACGAACACGAGGCCGCGCTCCTGCTGGGCGAGCACGGCACTCCCTGTCAGCAGGCGACGGCCCTGCTCGCGCTCGGCCCCCGTTCGGTGGTCCTCACACTGGGCGCCGACGGCGCGGTCGTCGCCGGGCCCGACGGGGTGACGACGGTGCCCAGCCCCTCGGTGGACGCCGTCGACACCACCGGTGCCGGGGACGCGTTCACCGGGGCGCTGGCCTGGCGCCTGGCCGGCGGCGACGACCTGGCCACCGCCACCGCCTTCGCGGTCCGGGTGGGCGCCGCCTCCGTACGGAGTCCCGGGGCGCAGAGTTCCTACCCGTACCAGGAGGACCTGGAGACGCTGTGA
- a CDS encoding substrate-binding domain-containing protein, translating to MKRTISLVAAGAALALGLTACGSDSSSGGSGAAGGDVKIGMSVSTLNNPYFVQLRKGAEDEAKKQGIALTVTDAQNDASQQVNQVQNFASQSMKAIIINPVDSDAAAPAVKAAERSKIPVIAVDRVVNGATVAQTVASDNVAGGKLAAQELAKQLGEKGKVAVLQGVPGTSASRDRGQGFTEGIKAYPNIQVVAQQPADFDRTKGLDVMTNLLQSNPGVTGVFAENDEMALGAIKALGAKAGKEIKVIGFDGTPDGLKAIQAGTLNASVAQQPQILGQQAVQGALKAAKGEKVEATVAVPVKIVTSANVAEFAGS from the coding sequence GTGAAACGCACCATCAGTCTTGTCGCCGCCGGCGCCGCGCTCGCTCTGGGCCTGACGGCCTGCGGCTCGGATTCCTCCTCCGGAGGGTCCGGGGCAGCCGGGGGGGACGTGAAGATCGGCATGTCGGTCTCCACCCTGAACAACCCCTACTTCGTCCAGCTCCGCAAGGGCGCCGAGGACGAGGCCAAGAAGCAGGGGATCGCGCTGACCGTCACCGACGCCCAGAACGACGCCTCCCAGCAGGTGAACCAGGTCCAGAACTTCGCCAGCCAGAGCATGAAGGCGATCATCATCAACCCGGTCGACTCCGACGCCGCCGCACCCGCGGTGAAGGCGGCCGAGCGCTCCAAGATCCCGGTGATCGCCGTCGACCGGGTGGTCAACGGGGCCACCGTGGCCCAGACCGTGGCCTCCGACAACGTCGCCGGCGGCAAGCTGGCCGCCCAGGAGCTGGCCAAGCAGCTGGGCGAGAAGGGCAAGGTCGCCGTCCTGCAGGGGGTGCCCGGCACCTCCGCCTCCCGCGACCGCGGCCAGGGCTTCACCGAGGGCATCAAGGCCTACCCGAACATCCAGGTGGTCGCCCAGCAGCCCGCAGACTTCGACCGGACCAAGGGCCTGGACGTCATGACCAACCTGCTCCAGTCCAACCCCGGCGTCACCGGGGTGTTCGCCGAGAACGACGAGATGGCCCTGGGCGCCATCAAGGCGCTGGGCGCGAAGGCGGGCAAGGAGATCAAGGTCATCGGCTTCGACGGCACCCCCGACGGGCTCAAGGCCATCCAGGCCGGCACGCTGAACGCCAGCGTCGCCCAGCAGCCGCAGATCCTCGGGCAGCAGGCCGTGCAGGGCGCGCTCAAGGCGGCCAAGGGCGAGAAGGTCGAGGCGACGGTGGCTGTGCCGGTCAAGATCGTGACCAGTGCCAACGTCGCGGAATTCGCGGGCTCGTGA
- a CDS encoding stage II sporulation protein M translates to MDIDAFVSAHRPVWDRLEDLIRRRRSLNGAEVDELVDLYQRVATHLSIVRSGRADPILVGRLSALVARARSAVTGAHTPAWREFVRFFAVSFPVVAYRARWWWLATTAAFVVVSVAIAVWVAGDPAVQAAIATPEEITQLVDHDFADYYSEHPAASFAGQVWVNNAWVSMQVIIMAILLGLPIPYILWENAANVALSAGLMASRGKLDIFFGLITPHGLLELTAVFLAAAVGMRLGWTVIAPGPRKRGEVLAEQGRAVMSVALGLVVVLFVSGLIEGLVTPSGLPTWARIGIGVIAEAAFLSYVIYFGRRALRAGETGDLERAPDLAPSAG, encoded by the coding sequence GTGGACATCGACGCCTTCGTCAGCGCGCACCGGCCGGTCTGGGACCGCCTGGAGGACCTCATCCGGCGCCGGAGGTCACTGAACGGCGCCGAGGTCGACGAGCTCGTGGACCTCTACCAGCGGGTCGCCACGCACCTGTCCATCGTGCGGTCGGGCCGGGCCGACCCGATCCTGGTGGGCCGGCTGTCCGCGCTGGTCGCCCGGGCCCGGTCCGCGGTGACCGGCGCGCACACCCCCGCCTGGCGGGAGTTCGTCCGCTTCTTCGCGGTCTCCTTCCCGGTGGTCGCCTACCGGGCCCGCTGGTGGTGGCTCGCCACCACGGCCGCGTTCGTCGTGGTCTCCGTGGCCATCGCCGTCTGGGTGGCGGGCGACCCCGCCGTCCAGGCCGCGATCGCCACACCCGAGGAGATCACCCAGCTCGTCGACCACGACTTCGCCGACTACTACTCCGAGCACCCCGCGGCCTCGTTCGCCGGGCAGGTCTGGGTCAACAACGCCTGGGTCTCGATGCAGGTCATCATCATGGCCATCCTGCTCGGCCTGCCGATCCCCTACATCCTGTGGGAGAACGCGGCCAACGTGGCCCTCTCCGCCGGGCTGATGGCCTCGCGCGGCAAACTCGACATCTTCTTCGGCCTGATCACCCCGCACGGCCTGCTGGAGCTGACCGCGGTGTTCCTCGCGGCGGCCGTCGGCATGCGCCTCGGCTGGACGGTCATCGCCCCCGGCCCCAGAAAGCGCGGCGAGGTCCTCGCCGAGCAGGGCCGGGCCGTCATGAGCGTGGCCCTCGGCCTGGTCGTGGTGCTGTTCGTCTCCGGGCTGATCGAGGGACTGGTCACCCCCTCGGGCCTGCCCACCTGGGCGCGGATCGGCATCGGAGTGATCGCCGAGGCGGCCTTCCTGAGCTACGTGATCTACTTCGGCCGCCGGGCCCTGCGCGCCGGCGAGACCGGAGACCTGGAGCGCGCCCCCGACCTCGCACCGAGCGCCGGCTGA
- a CDS encoding DUF58 domain-containing protein: MALTGRAALLALLGTLAVLFAPQPGPAVAGVALLLLALVAVDLLLAGGVRPLRFTRSGDRLVRLGESATVELIVENPGPRRARGLLRDAWPPSAGAAPRHLRLDVPPGERRRLVTTLTPTRRGDREAVTVTVRTLGPLGIAARQGSHRVPWSVRVLPPFLSRKHLPAKLSRLRELEGRHPSMVRGQGTEFDSLREYVVGDDVRSIDWRATARRNDVVVRTWRPERDRRVLIVLDTGRTSAGRVGTAPVPLAGEMPRTGGLYGPATIVPGWPRLDWSMDAALLLAALATRAGDRVDFLAHDRTVRAWVSGASRTEMLSSLVNTMAPLEAELVEADSAGMVAAVLARAKRRCLVVVLTDLNSASLEEGLLPMLPRLSARHLVLLAAVSDPQVATMAAGRGTPELVYNAAAAEHQNADRRRITARLRRQGVEVVDAAPEQLAPALADAYLALKAAGRL, encoded by the coding sequence ATGGCACTGACAGGACGGGCCGCCCTGCTGGCCCTGCTCGGCACGCTGGCCGTGCTGTTCGCGCCCCAGCCGGGACCGGCCGTCGCCGGGGTGGCGCTGCTGCTCCTGGCGTTGGTCGCGGTGGACCTGCTGCTGGCCGGGGGCGTACGGCCGCTGCGGTTCACCCGTTCGGGCGACCGGCTGGTACGGCTCGGCGAGTCCGCCACGGTCGAGCTGATCGTGGAGAACCCTGGGCCTCGCCGGGCCCGGGGCCTGCTGCGGGACGCCTGGCCCCCCTCGGCCGGGGCCGCCCCGCGGCACCTGCGGCTGGACGTGCCCCCCGGCGAGCGCCGCCGTCTCGTCACGACGCTCACCCCCACCCGCCGGGGCGACCGCGAGGCCGTCACGGTCACGGTGCGCACGCTGGGCCCGTTGGGCATCGCGGCCCGCCAGGGTTCCCACCGGGTGCCGTGGTCGGTCCGGGTGCTGCCGCCGTTCCTCAGCCGCAAGCACCTGCCCGCCAAGCTCTCACGGCTGCGGGAGCTGGAGGGCCGGCACCCGTCGATGGTGCGGGGACAGGGCACCGAGTTCGACTCGCTCCGCGAGTACGTGGTCGGCGACGACGTCCGCTCGATCGACTGGCGGGCCACCGCCCGCCGCAACGACGTCGTGGTCCGCACCTGGCGGCCCGAGCGCGACCGGCGGGTGCTGATCGTCCTGGACACCGGGCGCACCTCGGCCGGGCGGGTGGGGACGGCCCCCGTCCCGCTGGCCGGTGAGATGCCCAGGACCGGCGGCCTGTACGGCCCGGCGACGATCGTGCCGGGCTGGCCCCGGCTGGACTGGTCGATGGACGCGGCGCTGCTGCTGGCCGCACTGGCCACCCGGGCCGGTGACCGGGTGGACTTCCTCGCCCACGACCGCACGGTGCGCGCCTGGGTGTCCGGCGCCAGCCGTACCGAGATGCTGTCGTCGCTGGTCAACACCATGGCCCCGTTGGAGGCCGAACTCGTCGAGGCCGACTCGGCCGGCATGGTCGCCGCCGTCCTGGCCCGCGCCAAACGGCGCTGCCTGGTCGTCGTGCTGACCGACCTGAACTCGGCGTCGCTGGAGGAGGGGCTGCTGCCCATGCTCCCCCGGCTCTCCGCACGGCACCTGGTGCTCCTCGCCGCCGTCTCCGACCCGCAGGTGGCCACGATGGCGGCCGGGCGCGGCACCCCCGAGCTGGTCTACAACGCCGCAGCGGCGGAGCACCAGAACGCCGACCGGCGCAGGATCACCGCCCGGCTGCGCCGCCAGGGCGTGGAGGTCGTGGACGCCGCCCCGGAGCAGCTCGCCCCCGCCCTGGCCGACGCCTACCTGGCGCTGAAGGCCGCGGGGCGCCTCTGA